In Molothrus aeneus isolate 106 chromosome 4, BPBGC_Maene_1.0, whole genome shotgun sequence, the following are encoded in one genomic region:
- the LOC136555946 gene encoding transmembrane protease serine 11E-like, giving the protein MDRAVRRLEPWKITVIVVSVIVALALIIGLITFLLCHDQDRYYNASFLITNVDYNPQYERQTTEEFRNISEHIETMISQVFRGSFLSKRYIRSHVVSLSPDPVGVLASVVLVFKFPSADSEATTRGQVNRVLLRRLKATSTFLNVDQSTIKLTELNKEKGDNLLNNCCGLRRQAFSFTGVERITGGQRAREGEWPWQASIQLDGTHRCGASIISNTWLVTAAHCFRGVRDPRRWTASFGILLRPPKQKKLVRKIIVHERYSDVLFDHEYDVAVVELASPIEFTSDVHSVCLPEASHVFPDNASCFVTGWGALENDGYSVNQLRQAEVRIISTAVCNRRQVYGGAITAGMLCAGYLDGQVDACQGDSGGPLVHVNSRGIWYLVGIVSWGDECGKPNKPGVYTRVTYYRNWIHSKTGI; this is encoded by the exons ATGGACAGAGCAGTAAGGCGCTTGGAGCCATGGAAGATCACAGTCATTGTTGTGTCAGTGATAGTAGCCTTAGCTCTCATCATTGGCTTGATTACATTTCTTTTGTGCCATG ATCAAGACAGATATTATAATGCATCTTTCCTAATCACCAATGTTGACTATAATCCTCAGTATGAAAGGCAAACTACAGAGGAGTTCAGGAACATCAGTGAACATATCGAAACCATG ATATCTCAAGTATTCAGGGGGTCCTTTCTAAGTAAAAGATACATCAGGTCCCACGTGGTCAGTCTAAG CCCAGATCCTGTTGGAGTGCTTGCATCTGTTGTTCTGGTATTTAAATTTCCCTCTGCTGACAGTGAAGCAACGACCCGGGGTCAAGTCAACCGTGTGTTACTCAGAAGGCTGAAAGCAACCTCGACATTCCTGAATGTTGACCAGTCTACCATTAAACTCACAG AGTTgaacaaggaaaagggagataACCTTTTAAACAACT GCTGTGGATTACGAAGACAGGCATTCTCCTTCACAGGAGTGGAAAGAATAACTGGTGGGCAGCGTGCACGGGAGGGAGAATGGCCATGGCAGGCAAGCATTCAGCTCGATGGGACCCATCGCTGTGGGGCATCAATCATCAGTAACACCTGGCTGGTGACTGCTGCCCACTGCTTTAGAGG AGTAAGAGATCCTCGGAGGTGGACTGCCAGCTTTGGAATTCTGCTGAGAcctccaaaacagaaaaaattagtCCGGAAAATTATTGTTCACGAGAGATACAGTGACGTTCTCTTTGATCATGAATATGACGTGGCTGTTGTGGAACTTGCCTCTCCTATTGAGTTCACAAGTGATGTGCACAGTGTCTGCCTTCCTGAAGCATCTCACGTTTTCCCAGACAACGCTTCCTGTTTTGTCACTGGCTGGGGAGCTTTGGAGAATGATG GCTACAGTGTTAATCAGCTTCGACAAGCAGAAGTGAGAATTATAAGTACTGCAGTTTGTAATAGGAGACAAGTGTACGGCGGAGCGATAACAGCTGGAATGTTGTGTGCTGGATACTTGGATGGGCAGGTGGATGCTTGCCAG GGTGACTCTGGTGGGCCACTGGTGCATGTGAATTCCAGAGGAATCTGGTATCTTGTGGGAATAGTGAGCTGGGGAGATGAATGTGGCAAGCCAAATAAACCAGGAGTATACACACGAGTGACTTACTATCGAAACTGGATCCACTCCAAAACGGGCATCTGA